The following are from one region of the Kwoniella dendrophila CBS 6074 chromosome 6, complete sequence genome:
- a CDS encoding vacuolar transporter chaperone 1, translating into MSTQPLLQRTAKKRIALPVRVEPKVFFANERTFLSWLHFAVVLGGLSVGLLNFGDKVGKISAAMYTVIAMAVMLYALVIYQMRARSIRLRTGAPYDDRLGPTVLCICLLAAIVTNFILKAVYE; encoded by the exons ATGTCAACCCAACCATTATTGCAACGTACCGCCAAAAAG CGAATCGCTTTACCAGTTAGAGTAGAACCAAAAGTGTTCTTTGCCAACGA aCGTACATTCTTATCATGGTTACATTTCGCCGTagttttaggtggtttatcagTCGGTTTATTGAATTTCGGTGATAAG GTCGGAAAGATTTCTGCTGCTATGTACACTGTTATCG CCATGGCAGTAATGCTTTACGCTTTAGTGATATATCAGATGCGTGCGAGATCGATTAGGTTGAGAACTGGTGCACCATATGACGATAGACTTGGTCCT ACCGTACTTTGTATATGTTTATTAG CTGCTATCGTCACCAACTTCATCCTCAAAGCTGTATACGAATAA
- a CDS encoding malate synthase A, giving the protein MSIKDSINLPSGIHFTVPIPKEAEHILSKDAIDFLAILHRTFDKTRLDLLENRKKVQDELDKGKPLDFLPETKNIRDSPSWSCAPPAPGLEDRRVEITGPTDRKMVVNALNSGAKTFMADFEDSNSPTWSNMVLGQVNLYDANRRQIDFETNGKQYKLSEKPAVLIVRPRGWHLPEPRLLIDGKPISGSLFDFGLYFFNNASELIKRGFGPYFYLPKMEHHLEARLWNDVFNLSISHLSLKQGCIRATVLIETLPAAFQMEEILYELREHSSGLNCGRWDYIFSFIKKQRASKQCVFPDRTDVTMTVPFMNAYVQLLIQTCHKRKVAAMGGMSAQIPIKNDAEANEKAMAKVRADKLREVTAGHDGTWVAHPALVKIALDIFNENMKGPNQYFIRREDVTVTAKQIADPSVPGKITEKGVRDNVSAALSYCAAWISGNGCVPINYLMEDAATAEIARVQLWQWTKYSSKTDSGKLIDASYLQSIFSEESSKVSQLPGIDPSNVKIASEYMNKQIKSEFPSDFLTSDLLIHLEGVGTKGTGSTSKSNL; this is encoded by the exons ATGTCGATCAAAGATTCAATCAACCTTCCTAGCGGAATTCATTTTACCGTACCAATTCCAAAAGAAGCCGAAcatattttatcaaaagatgcCATTGATTTTTTAGCAATTTTACATCGTACTTTTGATAAAACTAGATTAGATTTATTGGAGAATAGAAAGAAGGTGCAAGATGAGTTGGATAAA GGCAAACCACTTGATTTCTTACCTGAAACTAAAAATATAAGAGATTCACCTTCTTGGTCATGTgctccacctgcaccaggaCTTGAAGATCGAAG AGTCGAGATTACAGGTCCAACAGATCGAAAAATGGTTGTCAATGCCTTGAATTCGGGTGCAAAGACTTTTATGGCTGATTTTGAGG ATTCCAACTCCCCTACTTGGTCAAATATGGTTTTAGGTCAAGTCAATCTGTATGATGCTAATAG ACGACAAATTGACTTTGAAACTAATGGTAAACAATACAAGCTATCTGAGAAGCCAGCTGTGCTCATTGTACG ACCTCGTGGATGgcatttacctgaaccaagATTACTTATAGATGGAAAACCAATATCAGGATCATTATTCGACTTTGGATTATATTTCTTTAATAATGCTTCAGAATTAATTAAAAGAGGCTTTGGACCATACTTCTATTTACCTAAAATGGAACATCATTTAGAAGCTAGATTATGGAATGAtgttttcaatttatctatatcacaTTTAAGTTTAAAACAAGGTTGTATTAGAGCTACTGTTTTGATTGAAACGCTTCCAGCAGCATTTCAGATGGAGGAGATTTTATATGAATTAAGAGAACATTCTTCTGGTTTGAATTGTGGTAGATGGGATTATATCTTCAGTTT TATCAAGAAACAAAGAGCAAGCAAACAATGTGTTTTCCCTGATCGAACAGATGTTACTATGACTGTGCCATTTATGAATGCTTATGTACAGCTATTGATTCAAACTTGTCACAA ACGAAAAGTAGCTGCAATGGGAGGAATGTCCGCTCAAATCCCTATCAAGAACGATGCCGAAGCAAACGAGAAGGCAATGGCTAAAGTAAGAGCCGATAAGTTGAGGGAGGTCACAGCTGGACATGACGGTACTTGGGTAGCCCACCCTGCTCTAGTCAAGATTGCTCTAGACATTTTCAACGAGAATATGAAAGGACCAAATCAA TACTTCATCCGAAGAGAAGACGTTACTGTTACCGCCAAACAAATAGCTGATCCTTCTGTCCCTGGTAAAATCACTGAAAAAGGAGTCAGGGATAATGTTTCGGC GGCCCTTTCATACTGTGCTGCTTGGATCTCAGGTAATGGCTGTGTCCCCATCAACTACTTGATG GAAGACGCAGCTACAGCAGAAATTGCAAGAGTCCAATTATGGCAATGGACCAAatattcatctaaaacagaTTCAggaaaattgattgatgctTCATATCTTCAATCGATCTTTAGTGAGGAATCGTCAAAAGTTTCCCAATTACCTGGTATAGATCCATCAAATGTTAAAATTGCATCAGAATATATgaataaacaaatcaaatctgAATTCCCAAGTGATTTCTTGACTTCAGATTTATTAATTCATTTAGAAGGTGTTGGAACTAAAGGTACGGGAAGTACAAGTAAGAGTAATTTATAA